From the genome of Stanieria cyanosphaera PCC 7437:
GTATTTTGACGTAGATGATATAGATAAAAAGGAAAAGTTATCGATAATTTTTCCAACCTGCGTAAATCCAAAAAATGAAAAAATGATGAAATTACTTTCTTTCTTAAGTCATAAATGACAATTCATTCACGAGAAAGATGCGATCGCTATTCAATTTATGTAATTTTAATATCGTAGTCAGTTAAGCCATGCTGGATTCAACTGATCCTTCATGGTCTGGTTTTGGTTTCTGCGAATATCGAAAAACACAGGCTTGACTCTCTAGTTAACCGTAAACTCTAGACTAGATCTAATTTAAATTAATACCGATAGATAAATATGAACAGTGCAATCTTAAAAAAAGAAAAAGTAAGATTATATCGAATGTCTACCCCCGAACACGAATGTCCTTGGGGATTGAAAGCGGTGAATTTGCTCCAAGAAAAAGGCATCGAATTTGAAGACCATAAACTAAAATCGAAAGAAGAAACCGAAGCTTTTAAAGCCAAGCATAACGTTCAAACTACACCTCAAATATTCTTCGGCGAAGAGAGAATTGGCGGATATACCGATTTAGCTGAAAAACTAGATGTAGAAGCTGAAGGAGCAGAATATTCTTACACTCCCGTAATTGCCGTTTTTTCTAGTGCAGGACTAATGGCTTTGGCTACTGCGATGGGACTGACTGGGTTTATGGGCTTTTCCCTATCTCTGCTGGCTACCCTCAAGTTAATGGATATCGAATCTTTTGCCGAGAGTTTTGAGAAATACGACCTGATAACCCAGAAAATCAAACCTTACGCCAAAATATATCCTTTTGCCGAACTTGCGATCGCTCTAGGATTCCTCTCTGGGGTTGCTCCAATAGCTACAGGTATTACTTCCTTATTCATTGGTGTTAGTGGCGGAATCTCGGTGATAAAAGCTGTCTATATCGACAAATTAGCCCTCAACTGTGCTTGTGTGGGCGGTAATTCCAAAGCACCTTTAGGTATTGTCAGCTTCACCGAAAATGCGATTATGGCAATTATGGGCGGTGTGTTGCTATTCAATACTTTTACAGGAGAAGCTGAAACAACCAAAATCAAAGAAGCCGAACCTGCTGCGATCGTTCGCTTACAAGAGGCTGTTAAATAGATATAGTTAATATTTCCGACTATGATTGTCTTGACT
Proteins encoded in this window:
- a CDS encoding glutaredoxin family protein, producing MNSAILKKEKVRLYRMSTPEHECPWGLKAVNLLQEKGIEFEDHKLKSKEETEAFKAKHNVQTTPQIFFGEERIGGYTDLAEKLDVEAEGAEYSYTPVIAVFSSAGLMALATAMGLTGFMGFSLSLLATLKLMDIESFAESFEKYDLITQKIKPYAKIYPFAELAIALGFLSGVAPIATGITSLFIGVSGGISVIKAVYIDKLALNCACVGGNSKAPLGIVSFTENAIMAIMGGVLLFNTFTGEAETTKIKEAEPAAIVRLQEAVK